The following is a genomic window from Cryomorphaceae bacterium 1068.
AATAAGCCTCCCGTTTCAGAATAATCTGAATATGAATTATGGAGAATTCGACCGTAATGTAAATGTCTTAAACATTCAACCAGTTGTTCCTCTTGCAGGTGGAAAAATAATTACCCGGACAATTTTCCCTATTGTCAGCATACCGGACTTTGGCAATGAAAGTGGAAACCTCTCTTCAGGCTTAGCAGATATTGTGTTTACCGCATTTTACGTTCCCGAAAGTAAGGGTTTAATGTGGGGTTTCGGCCCTGTTGTGGAATTACCAACTGGAGGAGACATACGCGGCACCCAAAAATGGAGTGCCGGGCCATCGCTTGTGGTTTTGGTGCAACCTGGCGATTGGACGCTAGGAGGACTAATAAATAATACTTGGTCATTTGCCGGAAACTCAGATCGCGGTGATGTGAATCATATGCTCTTAAATTTATTTGTAGTTCGTCAATTGGGTGGAGGCTGGTATGTAAACAGTGCACCCATCATTACCGCAGATTGGACGGTTGACGCTGATGATCGATGGATAGTTCCATTGGGAGCCGGTGGCGGAAAAGTTGTTATGCTTGGTGGAAAGCTACCCTTGAATCTGCAGAGCCAGTTGTACTACAACGTGGTTCGTCCAGATTTTGGACCAAAGTGGCAATGGCGCGTGCAAGCGCAATTTCTGCTACCTACAAGCCTTTTTTCTAAAAAATCCAACGACTAAAAACCACATTGATGAAAACAATAAAATACAGCTTGATTTTGATTGTGATATTGGCATCATTAATAGCCTGCAATAACACAGAAGAGAATCAGCAAAAAAGCAGTTTAAAGAATCTGACAGGGGAAGTTTTACCCTTCCCCGAACCACCATCAGCGAGTACTACAGGTAAAACACTTGCCGATTCAAAACATAAGTGGCGTACCGCTGAGAATCATCTACCTGCAGATGCCCCGAACATTGTCATTTTCATGACCGATGATGCGGGATTCTCCAATCCCGAGACATTTGGTGGTCCTGTTCATATGCCAACGATGGACCGTTTGGCTAAATCAGGAATTAGCTACAATGCATTTCATACCACTGCCATGTGTTCTCCTACAAGGGCATCACTGTTGACAGGACGCAACCATCATCGGGTGGGTGCGGGTCAGATTGCTGAACTGGCTTCAGACTGGGATGGCTATGTCGGGAAAATACCGAAGTCTACGGCAACCTTTGCTACAGTGCTCAATGCATATGGTTACAACACGGCTGCCTTTGGAAAATGGCACAACACACCAATTACTGATATTACCAAACTCGGGCCATTCGATCGCTACCCAACAGGATTAGGGTTTGATTATTTCTATGGCTTTTTGGCTGGAGAAACCTCACAATACGAACCTGTGTTGTTTGAAAACACAAATCCCATCCAGGCGCCACACGACTCAAAATATCACTTGACCGAAGACTTGGCGGAAAAAGCCATTCAGTGGATTAGAACCAGTAAAACATTAAATCCTGATAAACCATTTCTTGTGTATTTCACACCAGGTGCGGTTCATGGCCCTCACCATATTTTCAAGGAATGGGCAGATAAATATGACGGGAAATTTGACGAAGGCTGGGAAGCATTACGAACCATGACTTTTGCAAAACAAAAGGAATTGGGATGGATTCCTCAAGATGCTGTACTCAACCCATTGGCTTCAACCCAGCAAAAATGGGACGATATTCCGACCTCACAGCGCGAATTTCAATCTCGTTTGATGGAAATTTATGCAGGGTTTTTAGAACACACTGATGTGCAGTATGGCAAGATTGTAGATGAACTCGAACGTCAGGGACAACTTGAAAACACCCTGATTATCTACATTAACTCAGACAACGGGCCTTCCTCTGAAGGTATGAACGGAACCATCTCTGAACTTTTGGCTCAGAATTCAATGCCATCAACCATTGAAGAACACATTGAAGTACTCAATAAAGACTACGGTGGAATGGATGCCTTGGGTGGACCGAAGCTCGACATCATGTATCACCACGGTTGGGCCTATACCGGTTCATCACCATTTCAAGGGACCAAACTGGTGGCAGCACATTTAGGAGGAACACGAACACCGATGGTTATTTCATGGCCTGCAAAAATTAAACATGATGAAACACCGCGGTCACAGTTTCATCATGTGAATGATATTGCGGCTACCCTATTTGACATTTTGGACATCACTCCTCCTAAGATGGTAAATGGCATAGAGCAACAGCCATTGGATGGCGTATCGATGGCTTACACTTTTGATCAGCCTGAAGCAAAATCAACTAAGAAAACGCAATATTTTGAAATCCTCGGTAGTCGAGGTGTATATCATGAGGGTTGGTTTGCAGGTACACCCGGTCCAAAACCACCATGGTCTACAGATCCAACAGGGATAATTAATTGGGAACCTGAAAAAGAAGTTTGGGAACTCTATAATTTAGAAGAAGACTATGCGCAATCAAATAATATAGCTTCAGACAATCCAGAAAAATTAGCTGATTTGAAAGATATTTTCGACAAAGAAGCTACTGATAATTTGGTCTACCCAATTGGTGCATCCATGTATACGGTGTTCTTTCATCCGGAGGAACTGCCTTCATCTCCACTAAAAGAATGGTCTTTTTATGAAGGTCAAAACCGAATTCCTGAAGCCATGGCGCCAAAGTTCCTAAGTGGACGCTCAACCTTGGCAGTTATTGATGCAGAAATTAATGAAGGTGCAGAAGGGGTGCTTTTTGCTGTAGGTGGTATCTC
Proteins encoded in this region:
- a CDS encoding arylsulfatase, whose protein sequence is MKTIKYSLILIVILASLIACNNTEENQQKSSLKNLTGEVLPFPEPPSASTTGKTLADSKHKWRTAENHLPADAPNIVIFMTDDAGFSNPETFGGPVHMPTMDRLAKSGISYNAFHTTAMCSPTRASLLTGRNHHRVGAGQIAELASDWDGYVGKIPKSTATFATVLNAYGYNTAAFGKWHNTPITDITKLGPFDRYPTGLGFDYFYGFLAGETSQYEPVLFENTNPIQAPHDSKYHLTEDLAEKAIQWIRTSKTLNPDKPFLVYFTPGAVHGPHHIFKEWADKYDGKFDEGWEALRTMTFAKQKELGWIPQDAVLNPLASTQQKWDDIPTSQREFQSRLMEIYAGFLEHTDVQYGKIVDELERQGQLENTLIIYINSDNGPSSEGMNGTISELLAQNSMPSTIEEHIEVLNKDYGGMDALGGPKLDIMYHHGWAYTGSSPFQGTKLVAAHLGGTRTPMVISWPAKIKHDETPRSQFHHVNDIAATLFDILDITPPKMVNGIEQQPLDGVSMAYTFDQPEAKSTKKTQYFEILGSRGVYHEGWFAGTPGPKPPWSTDPTGIINWEPEKEVWELYNLEEDYAQSNNIASDNPEKLADLKDIFDKEATDNLVYPIGASMYTVFFHPEELPSSPLKEWSFYEGQNRIPEAMAPKFLSGRSTLAVIDAEINEGAEGVLFAVGGISSGFTVYIDQGVLKAEYNAMTLNRYKIRSKSAIPTGKVKIEVETKYDSEERMAPATITLKVNGKEVGQGRIERSVPSIHTASETFDVGADLGSPVALDYFDRAPFRFNGKIEKINIKYID